One window from the genome of Balaenoptera musculus isolate JJ_BM4_2016_0621 chromosome 3, mBalMus1.pri.v3, whole genome shotgun sequence encodes:
- the RGL3 gene encoding ral guanine nucleotide dissociation stimulator-like 3 isoform X2, whose product MERTTSKELALAPLQDWGEETEDGAVYSVSLRRQRSQRLSPGAGPRGTQAPSPGADTFLHYRTSKVRALRAARLERLARELVSGDREQDPGFVPAFLATHRAFVPTARVLGLLLPPPPPPLPPGVEIKKTEGRDLTFNKNLRAVVSVLGSWLRDYPQDFWDPPAHSDLGSVCTFLGWAAPSGAEAREAEKLLGDFLKDAEPQQEEEEQSQTWAGHPGVDQIPRPDSPVGCLEEVEGLVREGPELLDFSVDDVAEQLTLMDAELFSRVRPFECLGSVWSQRDRPGATGTAATVRATVTQFNTVTGCVLGSVLGSPGLAAPQRAQRLEKWIRIAQRCRELRNFSSLRAILSALQSNPIYRLKRSWGAVSREPLSTFRKLSQIFSDENNHLSSREILSQEEATEENAPPGSLPSKPPPGPIPYLGTFLTDLVMLDTALPDMLEGDLINFEKRRKEWEILAHIQQLQRRCQSYCLSSHLPILAALRTQRQLSEEQSYRISRVIEPPAASCPSSPHVRRRISLTKRLSAKLSRERGSSPGGSPKDPSSSTSSLSPASPPSSPRTRDPPPGSPPASPGPQGPSTKLPLSPDLPGPRTLALPLSGPHIALPGQQGSEACVIRVSIDNDRGNLYRSILLTSQDKAPSVVQRALEKHNVAHPWARDYQLFQVLPGDRELLIPDNANVFYAMSPAAPGDFVLRRKEGARHTTSVSPT is encoded by the exons ATGGAGCGGACAACGAGCAAGGAGCTCGCCCTG GCGCCGCTGCAGGACTGGGGCGAGGAGACCGAGGACGGCGCGGTGTATAGTGTCTCCCTGCGGCGGCAGCGCAGTCAGCGCTTGAGTCCGGGAGCAGGGCCTCGGGGCACCCAG GCCCCCAGCCCCGGTGCCGACACCTTCCTCCATTACCGCACCAGCAAGGTGCGGGCGCTGAGGGCAGCGCGGCTGGAGCGGCTGGCGCGGGAGTTGGTGTCTGGAGACCGCGAGCAGGACCCAGGCTTCGTGCCTGCCTTCCTGGCCACCCACCGGGCCTTTGTGCCCACTGCCCGCGTGCTGGGCCTTCTCctgccaccgccgccgccgcccctgcCGCCGGG GGTAGAGATCAagaagacagagggaagagaTCTGACCTTCAACAAGAACCTGAG GGCTGTGGTGTCAGTGCTGGGCTCCTGGCTGCGGGACTACCCTCAGGATTTCTGGGACCCCCCTGCCCACTCGGACCTAGGCAGTGTTTGCACCTTTCTGGGCTGGGCAGCCCCATCAGGGGCTGAGGCCCGGGAGGCAGAAAAGCTGCTGGGAGATTTCCTGAAGGATGCTGAGCCacagcaggaagaagaggagcagTCCCAGACATGGGCAG GACATCCAGGGGTTGACCAGATACCCCGTCCAGACTCCCCGGTAGGCTGCTTGGAAGAGGTGGAAGGACTCGTGCGGGAAGGTCCTGAGCTCCTGGACTTCAGTGTAGACGACGTGGCCGAGCAGCTGACCCTGATGGATGCG GAGCTCTTCTCGCGCGTGCGGCCCTTCGAGTGCCTGGGCTCCGTGTGGTCGCAGCGGGACCGGCCGGGGGCCACAGGGACCGCCGCCACTGTGCGCGCCACTGTGACCCAGTTCAACACAGTGACCGGCTGCGTGCTGGGCTCGGTGCTCGGGTCGCCGGGCCTAGCCGCCCCGCAGAGGGCGCAGCGGCTGGAGAAGTGGATCCGTATCGCGCAG CGCTGCCGGGAACTGCGGAACTTCTCCTCCCTGCGCGCCATTCTGTCCGCCCTGCAGTCTAACCCCATCTACCGGCTCAAGCGCAGCTGGGGTGCGGTGAGCCG GGAACCGTTATCCACTTTCAGGAAACTTTCGCAGATTTTTTCCGATGAGAACAACCACCTCAGCAGCAGAGAGATTCTCTCCCAG gagGAGGCAACCGAGGAGAATgctcccccaggaagcctgccctcA AAACCGCCCCCAGGCCCCATCCCCTACCTTGGCACCTTTCTCACGGACCTGGTTATGCTGGATACAGCCCTGCCGGACATGCTGGAG GGGGATCTCATCAACtttgagaagaggaggaag GAGTGGGAGATCCTGGCCCACATCCAGCAGCTGCAGAGGCGCTGTCAGAGCTACTGCCTGAGCTCCCACCTGCCCATCCTGGCTGCCCTGCGCACCCAGCGCCAGCTCAGCGAGGAGCAGAG CTACCGCATCTCCCGGGTCATTGAGCCACCGGCCgcctcctgccccagctccccaCACGTCCGGCGGCGAATCAGCCTCACCAAGCGCCTCAGTGC GAAGCTGTCCCGAGAGAGAGGCTCATCCCCTGGTGGGAGTCCCAAGGATCCCTCATCTTCCACCTCCAG TCTGTCCCCAGCGTCCCCCCCATCCAGTCCTAGAACCAGGGACCCTCCTCCCGGCAGTCCTCCGGCCTCtccagggccccagggccccagcacCAAG CTGCCACTGAGCCCAGACCTGCCAGGCCCCCGGACCCTGGCCTTGCCCTTGAGTGGCCCTCACATCGCCCTCCCGGGGCAGCAGGGCTCAGAGGCCTGCGTCATCCGAGTCAGCATCGACAATGACCGTGGAAATCTGTATCGGAGCATCCTG CTCACTAGTCAGGACAAGGCCCCCAGCGTGGTGCAGCGAGCCTTGGAAAAGCACAATGTGGCTCATCCCTGGGCCCGGGACTATCAGCTCTTCCAAGTCCTTCCTGGGGACAGGG AGCTCCTGATTCCTGACAATGCCAATGTCTTCTACGCAATGAGCCCAGCCGCCCCTGGAGACTTCGTGCTGCGGCGGAAGGAGGGGGCCCGGCACACAACCTCAGTCTCCCCAACCTGA
- the RGL3 gene encoding ral guanine nucleotide dissociation stimulator-like 3 isoform X4: MERTTSKELALAPLQDWGEETEDGAVYSVSLRRQRSQRLSPGAGPRGTQAPSPGADTFLHYRTSKVRALRAARLERLARELVSGDREQDPGFVPAFLATHRAFVPTARVLGLLLPPPPPPLPPGVEIKKTEGRDLTFNKNLRAVVSVLGSWLRDYPQDFWDPPAHSDLGSVCTFLGWAAPSGAEAREAEKLLGDFLKDAEPQQEEEEQSQTWAGHPGVDQIPRPDSPVGCLEEVEGLVREGPELLDFSVDDVAEQLTLMDAELFSRVRPFECLGSVWSQRDRPGATGTAATVRATVTQFNTVTGCVLGSVLGSPGLAAPQRAQRLEKWIRIAQRCRELRNFSSLRAILSALQSNPIYRLKRSWGAVSREPLSTFRKLSQIFSDENNHLSSREILSQEEATEENAPPGSLPSKPPPGPIPYLGTFLTDLVMLDTALPDMLEAPVETKFAPRGISSTLRRGGSYRISRVIEPPAASCPSSPHVRRRISLTKRLSAKLSRERGSSPGGSPKDPSSSTSSLSPASPPSSPRTRDPPPGSPPASPGPQGPSTKVPGLCVHVGLRAPRALCVCVCVCVCVQDLGARYVHRRLCTQLAEHSRDTSRKPCAFPWPLLRDCPSVMLRSGPELPLTHKALWGAITHFCTDMHFPRNLHTWRGNAGMNIHNIHRTMCRVFHGHGLVRIQQL, encoded by the exons ATGGAGCGGACAACGAGCAAGGAGCTCGCCCTG GCGCCGCTGCAGGACTGGGGCGAGGAGACCGAGGACGGCGCGGTGTATAGTGTCTCCCTGCGGCGGCAGCGCAGTCAGCGCTTGAGTCCGGGAGCAGGGCCTCGGGGCACCCAG GCCCCCAGCCCCGGTGCCGACACCTTCCTCCATTACCGCACCAGCAAGGTGCGGGCGCTGAGGGCAGCGCGGCTGGAGCGGCTGGCGCGGGAGTTGGTGTCTGGAGACCGCGAGCAGGACCCAGGCTTCGTGCCTGCCTTCCTGGCCACCCACCGGGCCTTTGTGCCCACTGCCCGCGTGCTGGGCCTTCTCctgccaccgccgccgccgcccctgcCGCCGGG GGTAGAGATCAagaagacagagggaagagaTCTGACCTTCAACAAGAACCTGAG GGCTGTGGTGTCAGTGCTGGGCTCCTGGCTGCGGGACTACCCTCAGGATTTCTGGGACCCCCCTGCCCACTCGGACCTAGGCAGTGTTTGCACCTTTCTGGGCTGGGCAGCCCCATCAGGGGCTGAGGCCCGGGAGGCAGAAAAGCTGCTGGGAGATTTCCTGAAGGATGCTGAGCCacagcaggaagaagaggagcagTCCCAGACATGGGCAG GACATCCAGGGGTTGACCAGATACCCCGTCCAGACTCCCCGGTAGGCTGCTTGGAAGAGGTGGAAGGACTCGTGCGGGAAGGTCCTGAGCTCCTGGACTTCAGTGTAGACGACGTGGCCGAGCAGCTGACCCTGATGGATGCG GAGCTCTTCTCGCGCGTGCGGCCCTTCGAGTGCCTGGGCTCCGTGTGGTCGCAGCGGGACCGGCCGGGGGCCACAGGGACCGCCGCCACTGTGCGCGCCACTGTGACCCAGTTCAACACAGTGACCGGCTGCGTGCTGGGCTCGGTGCTCGGGTCGCCGGGCCTAGCCGCCCCGCAGAGGGCGCAGCGGCTGGAGAAGTGGATCCGTATCGCGCAG CGCTGCCGGGAACTGCGGAACTTCTCCTCCCTGCGCGCCATTCTGTCCGCCCTGCAGTCTAACCCCATCTACCGGCTCAAGCGCAGCTGGGGTGCGGTGAGCCG GGAACCGTTATCCACTTTCAGGAAACTTTCGCAGATTTTTTCCGATGAGAACAACCACCTCAGCAGCAGAGAGATTCTCTCCCAG gagGAGGCAACCGAGGAGAATgctcccccaggaagcctgccctcA AAACCGCCCCCAGGCCCCATCCCCTACCTTGGCACCTTTCTCACGGACCTGGTTATGCTGGATACAGCCCTGCCGGACATGCTGGAG GCTCCAGTTGAGACAAAATTTGCCCCCAGGGGGATCTCATCAACtttgagaagaggaggaag CTACCGCATCTCCCGGGTCATTGAGCCACCGGCCgcctcctgccccagctccccaCACGTCCGGCGGCGAATCAGCCTCACCAAGCGCCTCAGTGC GAAGCTGTCCCGAGAGAGAGGCTCATCCCCTGGTGGGAGTCCCAAGGATCCCTCATCTTCCACCTCCAG TCTGTCCCCAGCGTCCCCCCCATCCAGTCCTAGAACCAGGGACCCTCCTCCCGGCAGTCCTCCGGCCTCtccagggccccagggccccagcacCAAGGTACCAGGACTATGTGTACATGTGGGACTGCGGGCACccagggctctgtgtgtgtgtgtgtgtgtgtgtgtgtgtgtacaggatTTGGGGGCTAGGTATGTACACAGGAGACTATGCACACAGTTGGCTGAACACTCTAGGGATACGTCCAGGAAGCCATGTGCATTTCCATGGCCCCTTTTGAGGGACTGTCCATCAGTTATGCTCAGATCTGGACCAGAGCTTCCACTTACCCACAAGGCACTCTGGGGTGCAATCACCCACTTTTGCACAGATATGCATTTTCCTAGGAATTTGCATACCTGGAGGGGAAATGCGGGCATGAACATCCACAATATCCACAGGACCATGTGCAGGGTTTTTCATGGACATGGGCTTGTGCGTATCCAACAATTGTGA
- the RGL3 gene encoding ral guanine nucleotide dissociation stimulator-like 3 isoform X1: protein MERTTSKELALAPLQDWGEETEDGAVYSVSLRRQRSQRLSPGAGPRGTQAPSPGADTFLHYRTSKVRALRAARLERLARELVSGDREQDPGFVPAFLATHRAFVPTARVLGLLLPPPPPPLPPGVEIKKTEGRDLTFNKNLRAVVSVLGSWLRDYPQDFWDPPAHSDLGSVCTFLGWAAPSGAEAREAEKLLGDFLKDAEPQQEEEEQSQTWAGHPGVDQIPRPDSPVGCLEEVEGLVREGPELLDFSVDDVAEQLTLMDAELFSRVRPFECLGSVWSQRDRPGATGTAATVRATVTQFNTVTGCVLGSVLGSPGLAAPQRAQRLEKWIRIAQRCRELRNFSSLRAILSALQSNPIYRLKRSWGAVSREPLSTFRKLSQIFSDENNHLSSREILSQEEATEENAPPGSLPSKPPPGPIPYLGTFLTDLVMLDTALPDMLEGDLINFEKRRKEWEILAHIQQLQRRCQSYCLSSHLPILAALRTQRQLSEEQSYRISRVIEPPAASCPSSPHVRRRISLTKRLSAKLSRERGSSPGGSPKDPSSSTSSLSPASPPSSPRTRDPPPGSPPASPGPQGPSTKVPGLCVHVGLRAPRALCVCVCVCVCVQDLGARYVHRRLCTQLAEHSRDTSRKPCAFPWPLLRDCPSVMLRSGPELPLTHKALWGAITHFCTDMHFPRNLHTWRGNAGMNIHNIHRTMCRVFHGHGLVRIQQL, encoded by the exons ATGGAGCGGACAACGAGCAAGGAGCTCGCCCTG GCGCCGCTGCAGGACTGGGGCGAGGAGACCGAGGACGGCGCGGTGTATAGTGTCTCCCTGCGGCGGCAGCGCAGTCAGCGCTTGAGTCCGGGAGCAGGGCCTCGGGGCACCCAG GCCCCCAGCCCCGGTGCCGACACCTTCCTCCATTACCGCACCAGCAAGGTGCGGGCGCTGAGGGCAGCGCGGCTGGAGCGGCTGGCGCGGGAGTTGGTGTCTGGAGACCGCGAGCAGGACCCAGGCTTCGTGCCTGCCTTCCTGGCCACCCACCGGGCCTTTGTGCCCACTGCCCGCGTGCTGGGCCTTCTCctgccaccgccgccgccgcccctgcCGCCGGG GGTAGAGATCAagaagacagagggaagagaTCTGACCTTCAACAAGAACCTGAG GGCTGTGGTGTCAGTGCTGGGCTCCTGGCTGCGGGACTACCCTCAGGATTTCTGGGACCCCCCTGCCCACTCGGACCTAGGCAGTGTTTGCACCTTTCTGGGCTGGGCAGCCCCATCAGGGGCTGAGGCCCGGGAGGCAGAAAAGCTGCTGGGAGATTTCCTGAAGGATGCTGAGCCacagcaggaagaagaggagcagTCCCAGACATGGGCAG GACATCCAGGGGTTGACCAGATACCCCGTCCAGACTCCCCGGTAGGCTGCTTGGAAGAGGTGGAAGGACTCGTGCGGGAAGGTCCTGAGCTCCTGGACTTCAGTGTAGACGACGTGGCCGAGCAGCTGACCCTGATGGATGCG GAGCTCTTCTCGCGCGTGCGGCCCTTCGAGTGCCTGGGCTCCGTGTGGTCGCAGCGGGACCGGCCGGGGGCCACAGGGACCGCCGCCACTGTGCGCGCCACTGTGACCCAGTTCAACACAGTGACCGGCTGCGTGCTGGGCTCGGTGCTCGGGTCGCCGGGCCTAGCCGCCCCGCAGAGGGCGCAGCGGCTGGAGAAGTGGATCCGTATCGCGCAG CGCTGCCGGGAACTGCGGAACTTCTCCTCCCTGCGCGCCATTCTGTCCGCCCTGCAGTCTAACCCCATCTACCGGCTCAAGCGCAGCTGGGGTGCGGTGAGCCG GGAACCGTTATCCACTTTCAGGAAACTTTCGCAGATTTTTTCCGATGAGAACAACCACCTCAGCAGCAGAGAGATTCTCTCCCAG gagGAGGCAACCGAGGAGAATgctcccccaggaagcctgccctcA AAACCGCCCCCAGGCCCCATCCCCTACCTTGGCACCTTTCTCACGGACCTGGTTATGCTGGATACAGCCCTGCCGGACATGCTGGAG GGGGATCTCATCAACtttgagaagaggaggaag GAGTGGGAGATCCTGGCCCACATCCAGCAGCTGCAGAGGCGCTGTCAGAGCTACTGCCTGAGCTCCCACCTGCCCATCCTGGCTGCCCTGCGCACCCAGCGCCAGCTCAGCGAGGAGCAGAG CTACCGCATCTCCCGGGTCATTGAGCCACCGGCCgcctcctgccccagctccccaCACGTCCGGCGGCGAATCAGCCTCACCAAGCGCCTCAGTGC GAAGCTGTCCCGAGAGAGAGGCTCATCCCCTGGTGGGAGTCCCAAGGATCCCTCATCTTCCACCTCCAG TCTGTCCCCAGCGTCCCCCCCATCCAGTCCTAGAACCAGGGACCCTCCTCCCGGCAGTCCTCCGGCCTCtccagggccccagggccccagcacCAAGGTACCAGGACTATGTGTACATGTGGGACTGCGGGCACccagggctctgtgtgtgtgtgtgtgtgtgtgtgtgtgtgtacaggatTTGGGGGCTAGGTATGTACACAGGAGACTATGCACACAGTTGGCTGAACACTCTAGGGATACGTCCAGGAAGCCATGTGCATTTCCATGGCCCCTTTTGAGGGACTGTCCATCAGTTATGCTCAGATCTGGACCAGAGCTTCCACTTACCCACAAGGCACTCTGGGGTGCAATCACCCACTTTTGCACAGATATGCATTTTCCTAGGAATTTGCATACCTGGAGGGGAAATGCGGGCATGAACATCCACAATATCCACAGGACCATGTGCAGGGTTTTTCATGGACATGGGCTTGTGCGTATCCAACAATTGTGA
- the RGL3 gene encoding ral guanine nucleotide dissociation stimulator-like 3 isoform X3, which produces MERTTSKELALAPLQDWGEETEDGAVYSVSLRRQRSQRLSPGAGPRGTQAPSPGADTFLHYRTSKVRALRAARLERLARELVSGDREQDPGFVPAFLATHRAFVPTARVLGLLLPPPPPPLPPGVEIKKTEGRDLTFNKNLRAVVSVLGSWLRDYPQDFWDPPAHSDLGSVCTFLGWAAPSGAEAREAEKLLGDFLKDAEPQQEEEEQSQTWAGHPGVDQIPRPDSPVGCLEEVEGLVREGPELLDFSVDDVAEQLTLMDAELFSRVRPFECLGSVWSQRDRPGATGTAATVRATVTQFNTVTGCVLGSVLGSPGLAAPQRAQRLEKWIRIAQRCRELRNFSSLRAILSALQSNPIYRLKRSWGAVSREPLSTFRKLSQIFSDENNHLSSREILSQEEATEENAPPGSLPSKPPPGPIPYLGTFLTDLVMLDTALPDMLEGDLINFEKRRKQLQRRCQSYCLSSHLPILAALRTQRQLSEEQSYRISRVIEPPAASCPSSPHVRRRISLTKRLSAKLSRERGSSPGGSPKDPSSSTSSLSPASPPSSPRTRDPPPGSPPASPGPQGPSTKVPGLCVHVGLRAPRALCVCVCVCVCVQDLGARYVHRRLCTQLAEHSRDTSRKPCAFPWPLLRDCPSVMLRSGPELPLTHKALWGAITHFCTDMHFPRNLHTWRGNAGMNIHNIHRTMCRVFHGHGLVRIQQL; this is translated from the exons ATGGAGCGGACAACGAGCAAGGAGCTCGCCCTG GCGCCGCTGCAGGACTGGGGCGAGGAGACCGAGGACGGCGCGGTGTATAGTGTCTCCCTGCGGCGGCAGCGCAGTCAGCGCTTGAGTCCGGGAGCAGGGCCTCGGGGCACCCAG GCCCCCAGCCCCGGTGCCGACACCTTCCTCCATTACCGCACCAGCAAGGTGCGGGCGCTGAGGGCAGCGCGGCTGGAGCGGCTGGCGCGGGAGTTGGTGTCTGGAGACCGCGAGCAGGACCCAGGCTTCGTGCCTGCCTTCCTGGCCACCCACCGGGCCTTTGTGCCCACTGCCCGCGTGCTGGGCCTTCTCctgccaccgccgccgccgcccctgcCGCCGGG GGTAGAGATCAagaagacagagggaagagaTCTGACCTTCAACAAGAACCTGAG GGCTGTGGTGTCAGTGCTGGGCTCCTGGCTGCGGGACTACCCTCAGGATTTCTGGGACCCCCCTGCCCACTCGGACCTAGGCAGTGTTTGCACCTTTCTGGGCTGGGCAGCCCCATCAGGGGCTGAGGCCCGGGAGGCAGAAAAGCTGCTGGGAGATTTCCTGAAGGATGCTGAGCCacagcaggaagaagaggagcagTCCCAGACATGGGCAG GACATCCAGGGGTTGACCAGATACCCCGTCCAGACTCCCCGGTAGGCTGCTTGGAAGAGGTGGAAGGACTCGTGCGGGAAGGTCCTGAGCTCCTGGACTTCAGTGTAGACGACGTGGCCGAGCAGCTGACCCTGATGGATGCG GAGCTCTTCTCGCGCGTGCGGCCCTTCGAGTGCCTGGGCTCCGTGTGGTCGCAGCGGGACCGGCCGGGGGCCACAGGGACCGCCGCCACTGTGCGCGCCACTGTGACCCAGTTCAACACAGTGACCGGCTGCGTGCTGGGCTCGGTGCTCGGGTCGCCGGGCCTAGCCGCCCCGCAGAGGGCGCAGCGGCTGGAGAAGTGGATCCGTATCGCGCAG CGCTGCCGGGAACTGCGGAACTTCTCCTCCCTGCGCGCCATTCTGTCCGCCCTGCAGTCTAACCCCATCTACCGGCTCAAGCGCAGCTGGGGTGCGGTGAGCCG GGAACCGTTATCCACTTTCAGGAAACTTTCGCAGATTTTTTCCGATGAGAACAACCACCTCAGCAGCAGAGAGATTCTCTCCCAG gagGAGGCAACCGAGGAGAATgctcccccaggaagcctgccctcA AAACCGCCCCCAGGCCCCATCCCCTACCTTGGCACCTTTCTCACGGACCTGGTTATGCTGGATACAGCCCTGCCGGACATGCTGGAG GGGGATCTCATCAACtttgagaagaggaggaag CAGCTGCAGAGGCGCTGTCAGAGCTACTGCCTGAGCTCCCACCTGCCCATCCTGGCTGCCCTGCGCACCCAGCGCCAGCTCAGCGAGGAGCAGAG CTACCGCATCTCCCGGGTCATTGAGCCACCGGCCgcctcctgccccagctccccaCACGTCCGGCGGCGAATCAGCCTCACCAAGCGCCTCAGTGC GAAGCTGTCCCGAGAGAGAGGCTCATCCCCTGGTGGGAGTCCCAAGGATCCCTCATCTTCCACCTCCAG TCTGTCCCCAGCGTCCCCCCCATCCAGTCCTAGAACCAGGGACCCTCCTCCCGGCAGTCCTCCGGCCTCtccagggccccagggccccagcacCAAGGTACCAGGACTATGTGTACATGTGGGACTGCGGGCACccagggctctgtgtgtgtgtgtgtgtgtgtgtgtgtgtgtacaggatTTGGGGGCTAGGTATGTACACAGGAGACTATGCACACAGTTGGCTGAACACTCTAGGGATACGTCCAGGAAGCCATGTGCATTTCCATGGCCCCTTTTGAGGGACTGTCCATCAGTTATGCTCAGATCTGGACCAGAGCTTCCACTTACCCACAAGGCACTCTGGGGTGCAATCACCCACTTTTGCACAGATATGCATTTTCCTAGGAATTTGCATACCTGGAGGGGAAATGCGGGCATGAACATCCACAATATCCACAGGACCATGTGCAGGGTTTTTCATGGACATGGGCTTGTGCGTATCCAACAATTGTGA
- the RGL3 gene encoding ral guanine nucleotide dissociation stimulator-like 3 isoform X6, translating into MERTTSKELALAPLQDWGEETEDGAVYSVSLRRQRSQRLSPGAGPRGTQAPSPGADTFLHYRTSKVRALRAARLERLARELVSGDREQDPGFVPAFLATHRAFVPTARVLGLLLPPPPPPLPPGVEIKKTEGRDLTFNKNLRAVVSVLGSWLRDYPQDFWDPPAHSDLGSVCTFLGWAAPSGAEAREAEKLLGDFLKDAEPQQEEEEQSQTWAGHPGVDQIPRPDSPVGCLEEVEGLVREGPELLDFSVDDVAEQLTLMDAELFSRVRPFECLGSVWSQRDRPGATGTAATVRATVTQFNTVTGCVLGSVLGSPGLAAPQRAQRLEKWIRIAQRCRELRNFSSLRAILSALQSNPIYRLKRSWGAVSREPLSTFRKLSQIFSDENNHLSSREILSQEEATEENAPPGSLPSKPPPGPIPYLGTFLTDLVMLDTALPDMLEGDLINFEKRRKEWEILAHIQQLQRRCQSYCLSSHLPILAALRTQRQLSEEQSYRISRVIEPPAASCPSSPHVRRRISLTKRLRSCPEREAHPLVGVPRIPHLPPPVCPQRPPHPVLEPGTLLPAVLRPLQGPRAPAPSCH; encoded by the exons ATGGAGCGGACAACGAGCAAGGAGCTCGCCCTG GCGCCGCTGCAGGACTGGGGCGAGGAGACCGAGGACGGCGCGGTGTATAGTGTCTCCCTGCGGCGGCAGCGCAGTCAGCGCTTGAGTCCGGGAGCAGGGCCTCGGGGCACCCAG GCCCCCAGCCCCGGTGCCGACACCTTCCTCCATTACCGCACCAGCAAGGTGCGGGCGCTGAGGGCAGCGCGGCTGGAGCGGCTGGCGCGGGAGTTGGTGTCTGGAGACCGCGAGCAGGACCCAGGCTTCGTGCCTGCCTTCCTGGCCACCCACCGGGCCTTTGTGCCCACTGCCCGCGTGCTGGGCCTTCTCctgccaccgccgccgccgcccctgcCGCCGGG GGTAGAGATCAagaagacagagggaagagaTCTGACCTTCAACAAGAACCTGAG GGCTGTGGTGTCAGTGCTGGGCTCCTGGCTGCGGGACTACCCTCAGGATTTCTGGGACCCCCCTGCCCACTCGGACCTAGGCAGTGTTTGCACCTTTCTGGGCTGGGCAGCCCCATCAGGGGCTGAGGCCCGGGAGGCAGAAAAGCTGCTGGGAGATTTCCTGAAGGATGCTGAGCCacagcaggaagaagaggagcagTCCCAGACATGGGCAG GACATCCAGGGGTTGACCAGATACCCCGTCCAGACTCCCCGGTAGGCTGCTTGGAAGAGGTGGAAGGACTCGTGCGGGAAGGTCCTGAGCTCCTGGACTTCAGTGTAGACGACGTGGCCGAGCAGCTGACCCTGATGGATGCG GAGCTCTTCTCGCGCGTGCGGCCCTTCGAGTGCCTGGGCTCCGTGTGGTCGCAGCGGGACCGGCCGGGGGCCACAGGGACCGCCGCCACTGTGCGCGCCACTGTGACCCAGTTCAACACAGTGACCGGCTGCGTGCTGGGCTCGGTGCTCGGGTCGCCGGGCCTAGCCGCCCCGCAGAGGGCGCAGCGGCTGGAGAAGTGGATCCGTATCGCGCAG CGCTGCCGGGAACTGCGGAACTTCTCCTCCCTGCGCGCCATTCTGTCCGCCCTGCAGTCTAACCCCATCTACCGGCTCAAGCGCAGCTGGGGTGCGGTGAGCCG GGAACCGTTATCCACTTTCAGGAAACTTTCGCAGATTTTTTCCGATGAGAACAACCACCTCAGCAGCAGAGAGATTCTCTCCCAG gagGAGGCAACCGAGGAGAATgctcccccaggaagcctgccctcA AAACCGCCCCCAGGCCCCATCCCCTACCTTGGCACCTTTCTCACGGACCTGGTTATGCTGGATACAGCCCTGCCGGACATGCTGGAG GGGGATCTCATCAACtttgagaagaggaggaag GAGTGGGAGATCCTGGCCCACATCCAGCAGCTGCAGAGGCGCTGTCAGAGCTACTGCCTGAGCTCCCACCTGCCCATCCTGGCTGCCCTGCGCACCCAGCGCCAGCTCAGCGAGGAGCAGAG CTACCGCATCTCCCGGGTCATTGAGCCACCGGCCgcctcctgccccagctccccaCACGTCCGGCGGCGAATCAGCCTCACCAAGCGCCTCA GAAGCTGTCCCGAGAGAGAGGCTCATCCCCTGGTGGGAGTCCCAAGGATCCCTCATCTTCCACCTCCAG TCTGTCCCCAGCGTCCCCCCCATCCAGTCCTAGAACCAGGGACCCTCCTCCCGGCAGTCCTCCGGCCTCtccagggccccagggccccagcacCAAG CTGCCACTGA